The Starkeya sp. ORNL1 DNA window GACGACAAGATCGGCAGCAAGACCCCCGGCAAGACCAATTGGGGCGACAAGCAGTCGATCCTGATGCTGCAGAAGTTCAAGGATCTCGCCGACGTCTCGCACCCGGACAACCTCGCCAACGGCACGCTGGAACTGAACAGCGTCTACCAGTCCGGCAACATCGCGATGCAGGTGCAGTATCACGAGTTTGCTGCGTCGATCGAGGATCCGACCAAGTCGCGCGCCTCGGGCGGCAAGACCGGCTATGCGCCCTGCCCGAAAGGGGAGGCGAGCTGGATCACCAATGGCGGGCCGGCAGTCAATGGCTGCAATTGCGGCATTGGCGGCATCGGCATCAACAAGAACGCCTCGAAGGACCTGCAGCGCGCGGCCTATATCTTCGCCATCTGGTCGACCTCGAAGAACATCCAGTACGACGTGCTCAAGGGCCTCGGCGGCACGCCGACCCGCAAGTCGGTGGTCGCGCTGCCCGACGTCAAGGCGGCGCGCCAGCGCCCGACCAAGATGCCGAACGCGCTGACCTTCGACGCCGTCTATGATTACGGCATCAAGGACCCGCATTTCGTGCTTGGCCCAAAGATCCCCGAAGCGAACGAGTACCACACGCTCATCGCCTCGGAGACGCAGAAGCTGCTCTCCAACTCGCAGTCGGCGGAGGAGACGGCCAAATCGCTCCAGTCGCAGCTCAATAATCTGAACAGGGTCTGACCCGCTCTTCCCATCCTGTTCAGCGACGCCGGCGGCACCCGTTCGCGCCGCCGGCGTCATAGTCTCCGAAGGGTGCCGTGCGCGGCATCTTCAAGTCGGCTCAGGAGTGCGCAATCATCATGGTGGAGATGACAGCGGTGCAGATGGCGACCCGCCGCGCAGAGGGCGTTCCGGTCCCCACCGACAAGGCGGACAAGCTGTTCCGGGTCCGCGCGGTGTCCACCGAGGTCGAAGCGCGGCCGCTCGAAGCCACCGCCACGGCGCCGACGAAGCTCAATCCAACCGCCTCCAAGCGCTATTATTTCTATCTGATGGCGCCGGCGATCATCATCCTCGCCTTCATCTCGCTCTATCCGTTCTTCTGGCTCATCATCATGAGCCTGCAGGATGCCGATATCGGCACCTCGGAGTGGAACGACTTCGCCAATTACACCCGGCTGTTCACCGACTCGCGCTATCTCGACGGCTGGGTGCTGCTGATGAAATACAGCGCCATGTGCCTGTCGCTGCAGCTCGGCATCGGCATCTTCCTGGCGGTGATCATCAATAATTCGCGGTTCGAGAAATTCCTCGTCACCGCCTTCCTGATGCCGATGATGATGGCGCCCGCGGTCGCCGGCCTGGTCTGGCTGTTCCTCTATAATGGCACGTTCGGCTGGTACCACTGGCTGTTCCAGAGCCTCGGCTTCCTCGGCGGCGCTTCGATCCTTGCCAGCACCAGCACCGCCATGCTTGGCATCGTCATCGTCGATGTCTGGCAATGGACGCCGCTGATCACGCTGATCACGCTCGCCGGCCTCAAGCGCGTGCCGCAGGATCAGCTGGAGGCCAACATGGTCGACGGCGCCTCGCCGTTCCGCAACTTCATCTCGGTGACGCTGCCGAACCTCTACCCCGTCCTGCTGATCGCTTTCCTGCTGCGCTTCATGGACAATTTCCGCTTCATCGATTCCGCGCTGGTGCTCACCGGTGGCGGGCCGGCGAACTCGACCAAGATCCTGCCGATCTATCTGTTCGAGGTGTCGTTCAAATTCTTCAAGCTCGGCCGCGGCGCAGCGATCGCGCTCACGCTGCTGGTGGTGACCATCATCCTCGGCATGATCCTGGTCCGCGTATTCGACCGGCCGCAAGTGAAGAAGGGCTGAGCCATGGCCTCGCGCGAAGTCGTTCGCTACGAATCCGGATTCACCAAGGCTTTCAACATCTTCTCGGCGGTGTTCATCGGGCTCTATCTGGTCTGGACGCTGCTGCCGATCTTCATCATGTTCATGTCCTCCTTCAAGGATCTGCTGGAGGCGTTCAAGATACCGGCGGTCGGCGACTGGGCCGGGGTGTCGGTGTTCTTCCAATTCACCCCGACGCTGAAGCACTATGTCAGCCTGTTCGTCGACGGCAATTTCAGCCAATACATGCTGAACAGCCTGATGGCGGCCGGCGGCTCGGCCATCGTCTCGGTGATTTTCGGCTCGATGGCGGCCTATAGCCTGTCGCGCATCGATTTCCGCGGCAAGAGTGACCTGTTCTTCTGGATCATCTCCACCCGCATGGCCCCGGTGGTCGCGGTGATGG harbors:
- a CDS encoding sugar ABC transporter permease, translated to MVEMTAVQMATRRAEGVPVPTDKADKLFRVRAVSTEVEARPLEATATAPTKLNPTASKRYYFYLMAPAIIILAFISLYPFFWLIIMSLQDADIGTSEWNDFANYTRLFTDSRYLDGWVLLMKYSAMCLSLQLGIGIFLAVIINNSRFEKFLVTAFLMPMMMAPAVAGLVWLFLYNGTFGWYHWLFQSLGFLGGASILASTSTAMLGIVIVDVWQWTPLITLITLAGLKRVPQDQLEANMVDGASPFRNFISVTLPNLYPVLLIAFLLRFMDNFRFIDSALVLTGGGPANSTKILPIYLFEVSFKFFKLGRGAAIALTLLVVTIILGMILVRVFDRPQVKKG